DNA sequence from the Cohnella herbarum genome:
ATCAGGGATATTGTCGCCCAGGCGCTTCACGATCAACGGTTACTTAAAGATTGCGAGACTCCGCGCTGGCGGTTTAGGTGAGAAAACGATCAAGATTAGATTAGAAGATTGGGAGTGAAGTGGGAATATGTTGCATTGGTTTGATTCCGTCATTCTTGGAATCGTCGAGGGATTGACGGAGTTTCTTCCCGTCTCCTCGACGGGACATATGATACTGACGAATAAATTGCTAGGATACGAGGAAACGCCGGAACAACTCAAAACTTTCGAAGTCGTTATCCAATTCGCCGCGATTCTCGCCATCGCGCTCGTCTATCGTCGCAAAATTTTACAAGTGTTCGGTCTTGGCAAGAAGGAAGCGGTTCGCGGACTTTCCGTCGATTCCTTCCCGAAACGTCGTCTGAATCTCCTCCATGTCGCGTTAGGGATCGTTCCTCCGCTCGGCATCGCGTTCATTTTTCGCGATTTCATTAAGGAAATCGGGTTTCATGCCGCACCGGTGTTATGGGCGCTCGTCGTGGGCGGGATATACATGTGGGTGACGGAAGCGTTGTACGATTCCGGGAAAATCAAACGGACCGCGGAAACGATGGATGATATCTCGTATAAGCAAGCATTATTGATTGGAGTATTACAATGCGTTTCGGCCGTTTGGCCGGGGTTCTCGAGATCGGGCTCCACGATCGCCGCGGGGATGCTGGGCGGGGTCAGCTATCGGGCTTCGGCGGACTTCTCTTTCTTCATCGCGATTCCGATCATGACGGTAGCTACGGGTTATGAAGTGTTAAGCAATTGGGAGAACTTCCGTTCGGGCGAAATCGATCTCGGCTTTTTATTTACCGGCTTTATCGTTTCCTTCCTTGTCGCATGGATTGTCGTCGTAGCGTTCTTGAAGGCTCTGCAGAAGTTTAAGCTTAAGTATTTCGCATGGTACCGTTTTCTCATCGCGGCCTTATTCTACATCTTCATTATGTAAATAGGATGATTTTTGATGAAATTTGTCGATTAATGCGGAGAATAGTAACTTTGTATCGGAACAACTCTTAAATAAACCGTTATAAATTCCGATGTTATACCTATGGTTATTTTTTCCTTGTGGATAATTTTGTTAGGGGAAAAGGAGGAATAATGACGAAATGCGCATGATGCCGATTTCCTTAAGTCGGCCGGGCATGAAACTGGCCAAAAAAATATACTCCGACGATGGCATCGTGCTATTGGCTGAAGGAGTCGAGCTGACCTCTTCGCTCATCCGCCGGTTGGGAGAATGCGGCATTAGTTTTCTCTACGTTCAAGACGCGAGATTCGACGATTTGGTCGTTCCGGAGCTATTAAGCGAAGAAACGCAGCGCAACGGGATTCAAACCATTCGTCAAGCATTCCGTGATTTCATTAACTATCCCCAACGCAATAGATCGGGCACGTATCCTTATGTCGGCCGGAAAATAAGGCAAGTGATGCAACAGATTATGGACGAGTTAAGCGGCAGCAAGGACGCTATGATCATGTTGATGAACTTGCACACCGTGGATCATTATCTCTATATGCATTCTTTGAACGTGTGCGTATATTCGACTTTGCTTGGCATCGCCAAGGGGTACGATCAAGATCAGCTGCTCACTCTCGGCCTCGGAGCTATGCTGCACGACATCGGAAAAACCCAAATTTCCATGAAAGTGTTATTGAAGCCGGGGGCGTTATCCGCGGACGAGTTCACCGAAAT
Encoded proteins:
- a CDS encoding undecaprenyl-diphosphate phosphatase — protein: MLHWFDSVILGIVEGLTEFLPVSSTGHMILTNKLLGYEETPEQLKTFEVVIQFAAILAIALVYRRKILQVFGLGKKEAVRGLSVDSFPKRRLNLLHVALGIVPPLGIAFIFRDFIKEIGFHAAPVLWALVVGGIYMWVTEALYDSGKIKRTAETMDDISYKQALLIGVLQCVSAVWPGFSRSGSTIAAGMLGGVSYRASADFSFFIAIPIMTVATGYEVLSNWENFRSGEIDLGFLFTGFIVSFLVAWIVVVAFLKALQKFKLKYFAWYRFLIAALFYIFIM
- a CDS encoding HD-GYP domain-containing protein encodes the protein MRMMPISLSRPGMKLAKKIYSDDGIVLLAEGVELTSSLIRRLGECGISFLYVQDARFDDLVVPELLSEETQRNGIQTIRQAFRDFINYPQRNRSGTYPYVGRKIRQVMQQIMDELSGSKDAMIMLMNLHTVDHYLYMHSLNVCVYSTLLGIAKGYDQDQLLTLGLGAMLHDIGKTQISMKVLLKPGALSADEFTEMKRHTERGFYLLKDEPNIPLLAAHCAYQHHERLNGSGYPRGIKGDEIHEYAKWIGIVDSYDAMTSHRLYRDAMLPHQAVEALYSGSDILYDTSMLQLFRDKVAIYPIGLTVKLNTGQIAIVSDINSTCAHRPVIRIITDEDGVELNAPFDMDLSKNLNVLISKIELGMGESDSLPA